A region from the Aricia agestis chromosome 12, ilAriAges1.1, whole genome shotgun sequence genome encodes:
- the LOC121732483 gene encoding histone acetyltransferase KAT8, whose product MAKGDKDLEKPIVNNELPNPECRSTDNEDSESAPEPPLDIGEHYLVRRSDESWHPAEIIQTRFSAADSCYEYYVHYVGYDRRLDEWVSRHRVMSDRFDVCEQSNNNINSDHLLTDKSGRKITRNQKRKHDEINHVQKSYAEMDPTTAALEKEHEAITKVKYIDRIQIGKYEIDTWYFSPYPDEYGKQSKLWICEYCLKYMRMEKTYRYHLSECTARQPLGSEIYRKGTIAIFEADGKEHKIYCQNLCLLAKLFLDHKTLYFDIEQFLFYILCEVDKHGAHLVGYFSKEKDSPEGNNVACILTLPPYQRQGYGKLLIAFSYELSRLEQVVGSPEKPLSDLGKLSYRSYWSYVLLEVLSASRGTLSIKDLSQMSGISQTDIISTLQSMNMVKYWKGQHVICVTPKIVSEQLASSHFKKPRLTVDPSALRWTPPHKQGNSAKAKK is encoded by the coding sequence ATGGCAAAAGGTGATAAAGACTTAGAAAAACCAATCGTGAACAATGAATTACCGAATCCCGAGTGCCGCAGCACGGACAACGAAGACTCGGAGTCGGCACCGGAGCCGCCTCTCGACATCGGTGAGCATTATTTAGTGCGGCGTTCCGATGAGTCATGGCACCCGGCTGAGATAATACAGACGCGGTTTTCTGCCGCGGATTCGTGTTACGAGTACTACGTACACTATGTGGGCTACGACAGGAGGCTCGACGAGTGGGTTTCCCGCCATCGAGTCATGTCCGATCGGTTTGACGTGTGCGAGCAGTCCAATAACAACATAAACTCCGACCATCTACTCACCGACAAATCCGGCAGAAAGATCACGCGGAACCAAAAAAGAAAGCACGATGAAATCAATCACGTCCAGAAATCGTACGCGGAGATGGACCCCACCACGGCGGCATTGGAGAAGGAGCACGAAGCTATCACCAAAGTGAAATACATCGATAGAATACAAATCGGCAAATACGAGATCGACACATGGTACTTCAGCCCCTACCCCGACGAGTACGGCAAACAGTCCAAACTCTGGATCTGCGAGTACTGTCTCAAGTATATGAGGATGGAGAAAACGTACAGGTACCATCTCAGTGAGTGCACCGCGAGGCAGCCGCTCGGCAGCGAAATATACAGAAAAGGTACCATAGCAATATTCGAAGCAGACGGGAAGGAACACAAAATCTACTGTCAAAATTTATGTTTACTCGCCAAGCTGTTTCTCGACCATAAGACTTTGTATTTCGATATTGAACAGTTTTTGTTTTACATTTTGTGTGAAGTGGACAAGCACGGAGCACATCTAGTTGGCTATTTCTCGAAAGAGAAGGACTCCCCTGAAGGTAATAATGTAGCTTGTATATTAACACTACCTCCGTATCAGAGACAGGGCTATGGCAAGTTGCTCATAGCTTTTAGTTACGAGCTATCTAGATTAGAACAAGTAGTCGGTAGTCCGGAGAAACCTCTGTCAGACCTCGGCAAGCTAAGCTACAGGTCGTACTGGTCGTACGTCTTATTGGAGGTGTTAAGTGCGAGTAGAGGCACCCTGAGCATTAAGGACCTGAGTCAAATGTCAGGTATTTCTCAGACAGACATCATATCGACCCTCCAATCTATGAATATGGTAAAATATTGGAAGGGACAACATGTCATCTGTGTTACACCAAAGATTGTATCGGAACAATTGGCGAGTTCTCATTTTAAGAAGCCCAGGTTGACGGTAGATCCATCTGCTTTGAGATGGACCCCACCACACAAACAAGGGAACTCAGCAAAAGCTAAAAAGTAG